A region of Lycium barbarum isolate Lr01 chromosome 1, ASM1917538v2, whole genome shotgun sequence DNA encodes the following proteins:
- the LOC132605677 gene encoding factor of DNA methylation 4-like, giving the protein MSHRRSGKSGSTNSELEELKYKYYKDLRDKRVKIRRSGKYFECPCCHDSGKEYDSQELLRHASRIGRESKSASLRDKARHLGLYKYLDRYIDTDKNISESSKRKCSEPSGKSSRDAKSDPVEPSQISEKSKGGGKFYLSAARTVEAVDRSVDGAEEPPRREKLNAENKVASEPPRRSTKDGLPVPPQPVLASSRPFISKAKDDQLVVPWMGIVANIPVEYKEGRYVGKSGTNLKKEWIEKGFNPERVHPLWNFQGHTGYAIVEFKGDWSGFMNAMAFEKAFELDKHGKRDWNSVRRRDDKLYAWIARNEDYYSNGPVGKHLRKHGDLKSVSEIQEENKRKDSSLLCNLTNALEMKNKECEEMKKKISRTEIFMDNVMSQKEKMIQCYNDEMEMMRDKAFNQLQDCVREHEESKTQLEAQKQKLMLQEQELRKREVLNESEKRKLDRQKEMNERAILEQRNADEQMLKLAEDHKRVKEQLHQRIIELEANLDQKQALQLQIERLRGSMEVMRLMNEEGDLEAKKKLDSIQEEIKESEEELESLETLNQALIIKERLTNDEVQEARKELIDCLKDSRAARANICVKRMGELNEKPFHAAAKRMYNSEEAAEKAVEVCSLWEDHLRNPNWHPYKVIQKGQAAEEIIDEDDEKLKELKAEYGDEVYQSVVTALNELNEHNPSGRYPVPKLWNNKEKRTASLNEGVEHILKQWKAHKRKTR; this is encoded by the exons ATGTCTCATAGAAGATCAGGGAAAAGTGGGAGCACTAACTCAGAGTTGGAAGAGTTGAAGTATAAATACTATAAAGATTTGAGAGATAAAAGAGTCAAAATTAGACGTTCTGGGAAATATTTCGAATGTCCCTGCTGTCATGATTCAGGTAAAGAGTATGATTCACAAGAGCTTCTAAGGCATGCTTCCCGCATCGGTAGAGAATCAAAGAGTGCTAGTTTGAGAGACAAGGCTAGACATTTGGGATTGTACAAGTACTTGGATAGGTACATAGATACAGACAAGAACATATCTGAATCAAGTAAGAGGAAATGTTCTGAGCCATCAGGGAAGAGTTCTCGAGATGCCAAGAGTGATCCAGTAGAGCCATCTCAGATCAGTGAGAAGTCCAAAGGTGGAGGAAAATTTTATTTGTCTGCTGCTAGGACCGTTGAAGCAGTAGATAGATCTGTTGATGGTGCTGAAGAGCCTCCGAGAAGGGAAAAACTAAATGCGGAGAACAAAGTGGCATCCGAACCTCCTCGCAGAAGTACTAAAGATGGTCTGCCAGTGCCACCCCAACCTGTCCTAGCATCTAGTAGGCCATTTATCAGCAAAGCCAAGGATGATCAATTAGTTGTTCCTTGGATGGGAATAGTAGCCAATATCCCAGTTGAATATAAGGAAGGTAGATATGTAGGTAAAAGTGGAACAAATCTAAAGAAGGAGTGGATTGAGAAAGGGTTTAATCCAGAGAGGGTTCATCCTTTGTGGAACTTCCAGGGTCACACCGGCTATGCCATAGTTGAATTTAAAGGGGATTGGTCTGGATTCATGAATGCTATGGCATTTGAAAAAGCATTTGAACTGGATAAACATGGGAAGAGAGACTGGAATTCAGTAAGACGTCGAGATGATAAATTGTATGCTTGGATTGCACGTAATGAAGATTACTACTCTAATGGTCCTGTTGGTAAACATCTCCGCAAACATGGAGATCTAAAGTCAGTTTCTGAAATACAAGAAGAGAACAAGAGGAAAGATTCAAGTCTGCTATGCAACTTAACAAATGCGTTAGAGATGAAGAACAAGGAATgtgaagagatgaagaagaaaataaGCAGAACAGAAATTTTTATGGATAATGTGATGAGTCAAAAGGAGAAGATGATCCAATGCTACAATGACG AGATGGAGATGATGCGGGATAAAGCATTCAATCAGCTTCAAGATTGCGTACGTGAGCATGAAGAAAGTAAAACGCAACTTGAAGCTCAAAAACAGAAATTGATGCTACAAGAACAAGAATTGAGAAAACGTGAAGTACTTAATGAGAGTGAGAAAAGAAAGCTTGACCGCCAGAAAGAGATG AATGAAAGGGCAATCTTGGAGCAGAGAAATGCAGATGAACAAATGTTGAAATTGGCTGAAGATCATAAG AGAGTAAAGGAACAACTTCATCAAAGAATAATTGAACTTGAAGCAAACCTTGATCAGAAGCAAGCGCTACAGTTGCAGATTGAGCGCTTGAGAGGTTCCATGGAAGTGATGAGACTCATGAATGAGGAAGGAGATCTCGAAGCTAAGAAGAAACTGGATTCAATTCAGGAAGAAATCAAGGAGAGTGAAGAAGAACTTGAAAGCTTGGAAACACTGAATCAAGCTCTAATTATAAAGGAAAGACTTACAAATGACGAGGTGCAGGAAGCCCGTAAAGAACTAATCGAT TGTTTAAAGGATAGCCGTGCAGCCCGTGCTAATATCTGTGTCAAGAGAATGGGAGAACTTAATGAGAAGCCATTCCATGCTGCTGCAAAAAGAATGTATAACTCTGAAGAAGCAGCAGAGAAAGCAGTGGAAGTATGTTCCTTGTGGGAGGATCACCTGAGAAATCCAAACTGGCATCCGTATAAGGTTATCCAAAAGGGTCAAGCTGCTGAG GAAATAATTGATGAAGATGATGAGAAATTGAAGGAATTAAAAGCCGAGTATGGTGATGAAGTGTATcaatcagtggtaactgccttAAATGAGCTGAATGAGCATAACCCGAGTGGTAGGTACCCCGTACCAAAGTTGTGGAATAACAAGGAAAAGAGAACTGCATCATTGAACGAAGGAGTTGAGCACATATTGAAACAGTGGAAGGCGCATAAGAGGAAAACAAGATGA